In one window of Pseudodesulfovibrio sediminis DNA:
- a CDS encoding radical SAM protein, which produces MSEPTAPDFGGRLPVALTVPGGDKAAISALGWQAVFRTLTEEPGLAVERVFPDKLGLTDGTDPRTRESNSPLSSFPVIAWSITFEEDFLSLPRTLQAAGVPLLAAERPSLPLVMVGGPIAFLNPAPIAPFVDMFWVGEADDNFLRLFETLKQLVFDGKDKETILDAIKDMPGVYVPGRSKTPVKRVVSGRTGPLNDPAFSCFISGRAAFRDTLLLEVNRGCPYGCRFCAAGYIYRPPRHAKLDELKRIVEIADPPKVGLVGTALTDWPELLPFLKWLHGKKKKFSLSSMRADGITEELLVYLRERGIRTVTLALEGASERLRRMMSKKLDPKDFLNAVRLCARYGVNHLKLYLIAGWPGETDEDYEELTEFLAEIVRIRSKEPGGKKKQFMRITIGISSLVPKPFTPFQWAPMMDERSLTARMKQLTNMVKPYKGVTLQHDSPFQARLQGLLARGGEELAEFILLAAEHGGWKKALKRWDGDPAAFLDHERGEDEVFPWEVVDIGVKRDFLWKEWLKAKEAQVTPGCPGIECSKCRKCGMENV; this is translated from the coding sequence GTGTCGGAGCCAACAGCTCCCGACTTCGGTGGACGGTTGCCTGTGGCACTGACCGTCCCCGGAGGTGACAAGGCCGCCATATCCGCCCTTGGTTGGCAAGCCGTCTTTCGGACGCTTACCGAGGAACCCGGCCTGGCCGTTGAACGTGTCTTCCCGGACAAGCTGGGATTAACCGATGGCACCGACCCTAGAACGCGCGAATCAAATAGCCCATTATCCTCATTCCCTGTAATCGCCTGGAGCATCACGTTCGAGGAGGACTTCCTCAGCCTTCCTCGAACGCTCCAGGCAGCGGGCGTTCCGCTACTTGCGGCGGAACGCCCTTCTCTTCCCCTTGTCATGGTAGGCGGCCCTATCGCCTTTCTGAACCCGGCTCCCATCGCGCCCTTTGTGGACATGTTCTGGGTTGGCGAGGCGGACGACAATTTTCTCCGGCTGTTCGAAACCCTGAAGCAGCTCGTCTTTGACGGCAAAGACAAGGAAACAATCCTCGACGCCATCAAGGACATGCCCGGCGTCTATGTCCCGGGCCGCTCGAAAACACCTGTCAAACGGGTGGTCTCCGGCAGAACCGGCCCACTCAACGACCCCGCATTTTCCTGCTTCATTTCCGGGCGCGCCGCCTTTCGCGACACCCTGCTCCTCGAAGTCAACCGCGGCTGTCCCTATGGTTGCCGATTCTGCGCTGCCGGGTATATCTATCGCCCTCCCCGCCACGCAAAACTGGATGAACTCAAACGCATCGTCGAAATCGCTGACCCGCCCAAGGTGGGGCTGGTCGGCACCGCCCTCACGGACTGGCCCGAGCTGCTCCCCTTCCTCAAATGGCTGCATGGCAAAAAAAAGAAATTTTCGCTGTCCTCCATGCGCGCAGACGGGATCACCGAAGAGCTGCTGGTCTATCTGCGCGAACGCGGCATTCGCACCGTGACCCTCGCCCTTGAAGGAGCCAGCGAGCGACTCCGACGCATGATGAGCAAGAAGCTGGACCCCAAGGATTTCCTGAACGCGGTCAGGCTCTGTGCCCGCTACGGCGTCAACCACCTCAAGCTCTACCTCATTGCGGGCTGGCCCGGCGAAACAGATGAAGACTATGAGGAACTGACTGAATTTCTGGCCGAAATCGTGCGCATCCGCAGCAAAGAACCCGGCGGCAAGAAGAAACAATTCATGCGCATCACCATCGGGATCAGCTCGCTGGTGCCCAAGCCGTTCACTCCCTTTCAGTGGGCACCCATGATGGACGAACGATCCCTGACCGCGCGCATGAAGCAGCTCACCAACATGGTCAAGCCGTACAAGGGCGTGACCCTGCAACATGATTCCCCGTTTCAGGCCCGGCTCCAGGGGTTGCTGGCACGAGGCGGCGAAGAGTTGGCCGAGTTCATTCTGTTGGCAGCGGAACATGGCGGCTGGAAAAAGGCACTCAAACGATGGGACGGCGACCCGGCAGCGTTTCTTGACCACGAACGCGGCGAAGACGAAGTCTTTCCGTGGGAAGTGGTGGACATTGGCGTCAAACGCGATTTTCTCTGGAAGGAATGGCTCAAGGCCAAAGAAGCGCAAGTCACCCCCGGCTGCCCGGGCATCGAGTGCAGTAAATGCCGCAAATGCGGCATGGAAAACGTCTAA
- a CDS encoding transporter substrate-binding domain-containing protein, producing MHMPGSCCRFFCAIGASFFVILLLAEYVFAGADYTETGITIAATANWRPYSFKGSDGRPAGFLVDYWEKWSEKTGVPVSFKLAEWNDSLRLVINGECDLHCGLYATDERAKIFAFTGPVYQGSSVIVVRSGVSCESDLPSLRWGGVTGTVDIDYARNYSVAGEVTPFSCSTSLLKALDAGTIQAAIDDMSAVVLIGRDLGVENAFNICETVYVGDLLGGVQKERTDLMELVKLGMARVSASERRAIVNKWFIDQEIQTGWWQGHVVLGGASLVGGLIVLLLTTGRSRKKRRTLSDKN from the coding sequence ATGCATATGCCTGGATCCTGCTGTCGTTTCTTCTGTGCAATAGGAGCGAGTTTCTTCGTAATTCTGCTGTTGGCAGAGTACGTCTTCGCTGGTGCGGATTACACGGAAACAGGCATCACCATTGCGGCTACTGCAAACTGGAGACCTTACTCATTTAAAGGAAGTGACGGGCGTCCGGCTGGCTTCCTCGTTGATTATTGGGAAAAATGGTCAGAGAAAACCGGTGTTCCTGTCAGCTTCAAGCTGGCTGAGTGGAACGATTCACTCAGGCTGGTCATCAATGGAGAATGTGATCTCCACTGCGGGCTGTACGCTACGGATGAACGCGCCAAGATATTCGCTTTCACCGGCCCTGTATATCAGGGGTCGAGTGTCATAGTGGTACGGAGTGGTGTCTCCTGCGAATCAGACCTGCCCTCTCTCCGTTGGGGAGGCGTTACCGGGACCGTCGATATTGACTACGCACGGAATTATTCTGTTGCCGGAGAAGTGACCCCGTTTTCATGCAGTACAAGCCTGCTCAAGGCGCTTGATGCCGGAACCATACAGGCGGCGATTGATGACATGTCAGCAGTCGTACTGATCGGTCGGGACCTTGGTGTCGAAAACGCGTTTAATATCTGCGAAACAGTGTATGTCGGCGATCTGTTGGGTGGAGTGCAGAAGGAACGGACCGACCTGATGGAGTTGGTCAAGCTGGGAATGGCGCGGGTATCCGCGAGTGAACGACGAGCCATTGTCAACAAGTGGTTCATTGATCAGGAAATACAGACAGGGTGGTGGCAGGGCCATGTTGTGTTGGGTGGAGCGAGCCTGGTGGGAGGCCTGATAGTCCTGCTCCTGACCACGGGCCGTTCCAGAAAAAAGCGGCGCACACTGTCGGATAAAAATTAG
- a CDS encoding APC family permease, producing MENLQKKYGFWTATAMVIGITIGSGVFFKADNVLKASGGSLPTALTAWLIGAAIMIVTAYVFSLIATRIERVNGVVDYFEQAYGPKAGYMVAWFMTFIYLTTLVAVLAWVSANYTVGLLGLESGVWPIAFIYMTGLFLLNYFSPILAGKWQVTSTVIKLIPLALVAVVGSIAGLKSGMTIQNFTQTAQTVATEGGGLAVATLATAFAYEGWIIATVINAELKDAKRTLPKALVTGTMAIAVIYMLYYLGISGVLTNEDVIKAGDAAPVQVISLIFNNLGGTLLTLFVIISCLGTLNGLIMGSARGMYSIASRGMGPRPEIFSKVNPRTNATTNSALIGYVISCIWLVVWYGNFHGWWGQFMDISELPIAFLYVIYISIYFWVMKTFTDLSPVNRFLCPFLAGCGSLYIIWGAVQKDMFIHFLLISALILAAGRALMNNSKRELTQDHSPN from the coding sequence ATGGAAAACCTGCAAAAAAAGTACGGATTCTGGACCGCGACCGCCATGGTCATCGGTATCACCATCGGTTCGGGCGTATTCTTCAAGGCCGACAACGTGCTCAAGGCCTCGGGTGGAAGCCTGCCAACCGCCCTGACAGCCTGGCTCATCGGTGCCGCGATCATGATCGTCACAGCCTATGTTTTTTCACTGATAGCCACGCGCATCGAACGCGTGAACGGCGTGGTCGATTATTTCGAGCAGGCCTATGGTCCCAAGGCCGGCTATATGGTCGCCTGGTTCATGACCTTTATCTACCTGACCACCCTTGTCGCGGTGCTGGCCTGGGTCTCGGCAAACTACACCGTCGGGCTGCTCGGCCTGGAAAGCGGCGTCTGGCCCATCGCGTTCATCTACATGACCGGTTTGTTTCTGCTCAACTACTTCTCCCCGATTCTGGCGGGCAAATGGCAGGTCACATCAACAGTGATCAAGCTTATCCCGCTGGCCCTTGTGGCGGTCGTCGGCTCCATTGCAGGACTGAAAAGCGGCATGACCATACAGAACTTCACACAGACGGCGCAGACCGTAGCCACGGAAGGCGGAGGACTGGCCGTAGCCACACTGGCGACAGCCTTTGCCTATGAGGGCTGGATTATCGCCACGGTCATCAACGCGGAACTGAAAGACGCCAAACGGACGCTGCCCAAGGCGCTGGTGACCGGCACAATGGCGATCGCAGTCATCTACATGCTGTACTATCTCGGCATTTCGGGCGTCCTGACCAACGAAGACGTCATCAAGGCCGGGGATGCCGCCCCGGTCCAGGTTATCTCCCTGATCTTCAACAACCTGGGCGGCACGCTGTTGACGCTGTTTGTCATCATCTCCTGCCTCGGCACCCTCAACGGCCTGATCATGGGTTCGGCTCGCGGCATGTACTCCATCGCCTCACGCGGCATGGGCCCCCGACCGGAAATATTCAGCAAGGTCAATCCGCGAACCAACGCCACAACCAACTCCGCGCTGATCGGCTATGTGATCTCCTGCATCTGGCTGGTGGTCTGGTACGGCAACTTCCACGGTTGGTGGGGGCAATTCATGGATATCTCGGAGCTGCCCATAGCATTCCTCTATGTCATATACATCTCCATCTACTTCTGGGTCATGAAGACCTTTACGGACCTGTCTCCGGTCAATCGTTTCCTGTGCCCTTTTCTAGCCGGTTGCGGCTCCCTCTACATCATATGGGGCGCAGTCCAGAAAGACATGTTCATCCATTTTCTGCTCATTTCGGCTCTTATTCTGGCCGCCGGACGGGCACTGATGAATAACTCGAAACGAGAACTCACACAGGACCATTCACCAAACTGA
- the glyA gene encoding serine hydroxymethyltransferase has protein sequence MEELLIQDPDVAKAIIEEVDRQVSKLELIASENFVSTAVRQAQGSVMTHKYAEGYPGKRWYGGCEHVDVVEDLARDRAMELFGAAYANVQPHSGSQANMAVYFAACQPGDTVLGMDLSHGGHLTHGSPVNFSGKLFNMVHYGVSKETQTIDYDEVEALAKEHKPTMIIAGASAYPRVIDFARFRAIADEVGAKLMVDMAHIAGLIAAGEHPSCIEHAHYTTTTTHKTLRGPRGGMILASEDLGQELNSNIFPGIQGGPLMHVIASKAVAFGEALSPGFVEYQQQVVKNAKVLSTSLIEAGYKLVSGGTDNHMMLMDLSDKDYTGKDAQIALDKAGITANKNTIPFETKSPFQTSGVRLGTPALTTRGMIEEDMIVVAEAIVAALNNMNDDKTLKAISEEVEEFAREFPIFAW, from the coding sequence ATGGAAGAACTGCTTATCCAAGACCCGGATGTAGCCAAGGCTATTATTGAAGAAGTAGACCGTCAGGTCTCCAAACTGGAACTGATCGCCAGTGAAAATTTCGTGTCCACGGCCGTGCGCCAGGCACAGGGGTCGGTCATGACCCACAAGTACGCGGAAGGGTACCCCGGCAAACGGTGGTACGGTGGCTGCGAACATGTGGATGTGGTCGAAGACCTCGCCCGTGATCGCGCCATGGAACTGTTTGGCGCTGCCTATGCCAACGTGCAGCCGCACTCCGGATCCCAGGCAAACATGGCTGTCTATTTCGCCGCCTGCCAGCCCGGTGACACCGTGCTCGGCATGGACCTTTCCCACGGTGGGCACCTGACCCACGGCTCCCCGGTGAACTTCTCCGGCAAGTTGTTCAACATGGTCCACTATGGTGTGTCCAAGGAAACCCAGACCATCGATTACGATGAAGTTGAAGCCCTTGCCAAAGAGCACAAGCCGACCATGATCATTGCCGGCGCTTCCGCCTATCCGCGTGTCATCGACTTTGCCCGCTTCCGCGCCATTGCCGATGAAGTCGGTGCCAAGCTCATGGTCGACATGGCGCACATCGCCGGTCTCATCGCCGCTGGTGAGCATCCGTCCTGCATCGAGCACGCCCACTACACCACGACCACCACGCACAAGACTCTGCGCGGTCCTCGTGGCGGCATGATCCTCGCTTCCGAGGATCTGGGCCAGGAGCTGAACTCCAACATCTTCCCCGGCATTCAGGGCGGACCGCTCATGCACGTCATCGCCTCCAAGGCCGTGGCCTTTGGCGAAGCGCTGTCGCCCGGCTTCGTCGAGTACCAGCAGCAGGTCGTCAAGAACGCCAAGGTGCTGTCCACTTCCCTGATCGAGGCTGGGTACAAGCTCGTGTCCGGTGGCACCGACAACCACATGATGCTCATGGATCTGTCTGACAAGGACTACACCGGCAAGGACGCCCAGATCGCTCTGGACAAGGCCGGCATCACTGCCAACAAGAACACCATCCCGTTCGAGACCAAGTCCCCGTTCCAGACCTCTGGCGTGCGTCTCGGCACTCCGGCGCTGACTACCCGAGGCATGATCGAAGAAGACATGATCGTGGTCGCAGAAGCCATTGTCGCCGCACTCAACAACATGAACGATGACAAGACACTCAAGGCTATCTCCGAAGAAGTCGAAGAGTTCGCCCGCGAATTCCCGATCTTCGCCTGGTAG
- the fabF gene encoding beta-ketoacyl-ACP synthase II: MNRVVVTSVAAVTPLGNDVETSWQNLLAGKSGIGHITKFDTTDFQTKIAGEVKDFDPTVYIGKKEARRMETFTQYAVAATRMLFDQAGWTIPESERDRVGTVIGVGLGGLQTIEDCHTKLLKKGPSRISPFFIPILIANMAAGQVSIEAGAMGPNVCTTTACASGTHGVGTAYTDIAMGRVDAMICGGAESTISKLAVAGFNAMKALSVRNDEPELASRPFDKDRTGFIMGEGCGLLLLESLEHAKARGAEILAEVVGYGASGDAYHMTAPPEDGSGMAYAMMAALREAKIDPSAVDHINAHGTSTYLNDLCETRAIKKVFGDHAYNIDICANKSQIGHLLGAAGGVESVFAVKTLSEGVIPGTVNRDNPDPECDLDVCADGPREKQAEYALSNSFGFGGTNACVLFKRFSG, encoded by the coding sequence ATGAACAGGGTCGTTGTTACCAGCGTAGCCGCAGTCACTCCTCTTGGAAATGACGTGGAAACCAGCTGGCAGAACCTCCTGGCCGGAAAGTCCGGCATAGGACACATTACCAAGTTCGACACCACGGACTTTCAGACGAAGATTGCCGGTGAGGTCAAGGATTTTGATCCCACCGTCTACATCGGCAAGAAAGAAGCGCGTCGCATGGAAACGTTCACTCAGTATGCAGTGGCCGCGACCAGGATGCTCTTTGATCAAGCCGGATGGACTATTCCCGAATCCGAACGCGACAGGGTCGGCACCGTTATCGGCGTCGGACTTGGTGGCCTGCAGACCATTGAGGACTGCCATACCAAGCTGCTGAAAAAAGGCCCCAGTCGTATTTCTCCGTTCTTCATACCCATTCTCATCGCCAACATGGCTGCCGGTCAGGTGTCCATTGAAGCGGGTGCCATGGGGCCGAACGTTTGCACAACCACGGCTTGTGCCTCTGGTACGCACGGCGTAGGCACGGCCTATACCGATATTGCCATGGGCCGCGTGGACGCCATGATTTGTGGCGGTGCGGAGTCCACTATTTCCAAACTTGCGGTTGCCGGGTTCAATGCCATGAAGGCGTTGTCCGTGCGCAACGATGAGCCGGAACTCGCGTCCCGCCCATTTGACAAGGACCGCACCGGGTTCATCATGGGTGAGGGGTGTGGTCTCCTGCTCCTGGAATCTCTGGAACACGCCAAGGCGCGTGGTGCCGAAATCCTGGCCGAAGTGGTCGGTTACGGTGCGTCCGGAGATGCCTATCACATGACTGCTCCGCCCGAGGACGGCTCCGGCATGGCCTACGCCATGATGGCTGCCCTGCGCGAAGCGAAGATCGACCCGAGTGCGGTTGATCACATCAATGCTCACGGTACTTCCACCTATCTCAATGATTTGTGTGAGACGCGGGCCATCAAGAAGGTCTTTGGCGACCATGCCTACAACATCGACATCTGCGCCAACAAATCCCAGATCGGGCATCTGCTCGGCGCAGCGGGTGGTGTTGAATCCGTGTTCGCGGTCAAGACTCTATCCGAGGGTGTGATCCCCGGCACGGTCAACCGGGATAACCCGGACCCGGAATGTGACCTGGATGTGTGCGCAGACGGGCCGCGAGAAAAGCAGGCCGAATATGCGCTCAGCAACTCATTCGGCTTCGGCGGAACCAATGCCTGTGTCCTGTTCAAGCGGTTCTCCGGTTAA
- a CDS encoding acyl carrier protein: MSDVAAQVKAIIVDQLGVSEDEVVEGAAFVEDLGADSLDLTELIMAMEEEFDLEIDDEQAQKILKVGDAISHIEKAV, encoded by the coding sequence ATGTCCGACGTAGCAGCACAAGTTAAAGCAATTATTGTCGATCAGCTGGGTGTATCCGAAGACGAAGTCGTTGAAGGCGCAGCATTTGTTGAAGATCTGGGCGCAGATTCCTTGGACCTGACCGAACTGATCATGGCCATGGAAGAAGAGTTCGACCTGGAAATCGACGATGAACAGGCGCAGAAAATTCTCAAAGTCGGCGATGCCATCTCTCACATCGAGAAGGCTGTTTAG
- the fabG gene encoding 3-oxoacyl-[acyl-carrier-protein] reductase encodes MSDLSKVALVTGGSRGIGRTIAETLAADGFEICLTYVSRPEAAEEVVKTIQGAGGKARAFQLDSGDRAAVATFFKEEIKGKVSLDVLVNNAGITRDGLMMRMKDDDWDKVISINLTGCFTFLKEASKIMGRQRSGRIINITSIVGQMGNAGQANYCSAKAGLIGLTKSAARELAGRGITVNAVAPGFIETDMTDELSEKVVEAMLAQIPLKSLGQSEDIAAAVSFLAGPGAGYITGQVLGVNGGMYM; translated from the coding sequence ATGAGCGATCTTTCAAAAGTCGCACTGGTCACGGGCGGTTCCCGTGGCATCGGTCGCACCATTGCCGAGACATTGGCAGCAGATGGTTTTGAAATTTGCCTGACCTACGTCAGCCGTCCCGAGGCTGCCGAGGAAGTGGTGAAAACCATTCAGGGTGCGGGCGGTAAAGCCAGGGCCTTTCAGCTTGATTCCGGTGACCGTGCAGCCGTGGCCACCTTCTTCAAGGAAGAGATCAAGGGCAAGGTTTCCCTGGATGTTCTCGTCAACAACGCGGGGATCACCCGTGACGGCCTGATGATGCGCATGAAGGACGACGACTGGGACAAGGTCATTTCCATCAACCTGACCGGCTGTTTCACCTTCCTCAAGGAAGCTTCCAAGATCATGGGCAGGCAGCGTTCCGGCCGTATCATCAACATCACGTCCATTGTCGGACAGATGGGGAACGCAGGCCAGGCCAACTATTGTTCGGCCAAGGCCGGTCTCATCGGTCTGACCAAGTCAGCCGCCCGAGAACTGGCCGGACGCGGGATCACGGTCAATGCCGTGGCACCCGGCTTCATTGAAACCGACATGACCGACGAACTGTCTGAAAAAGTCGTTGAAGCCATGCTCGCACAAATTCCGTTAAAATCCCTCGGGCAGTCCGAGGATATCGCAGCCGCTGTCTCCTTCCTGGCTGGACCCGGAGCCGGGTATATTACCGGCCAGGTTCTGGGAGTGAACGGCGGCATGTACATGTAA
- a CDS encoding beta-ketoacyl-ACP synthase III, giving the protein MMNFILRGFGHYAPEKVLTNADLEKIVDTSDEWITSRTGIKERHIAADDECTSDMGYEAAQKALAQAGIKPEELTHIICGTFTPDSMIPSTACRIQEKLGIKGQMCLDVQAACSGYLYALQSARGYLCLEPDSKILVVTSEVVSRRMNWEDRATCVLFGDAAGATVMTSGDTADGPHVVDVMLAADGSLGDLLTVNGGGSAYSYKLGEAIGPEYFVEFKGREVFKHAVRNMTDMCESILERNGLTKADVNVLIPHQANLRIIDAVGRRFDIPEERIFTNIARYGNTSAASVPVALSEALETGFVNKGDLVLIPTFGGGFTWGSALIQF; this is encoded by the coding sequence ATGATGAATTTCATCCTCCGCGGTTTCGGTCACTATGCGCCTGAAAAGGTCTTGACCAATGCCGATCTCGAAAAAATTGTCGATACTTCGGACGAGTGGATTACCTCTCGAACAGGTATCAAGGAACGGCATATTGCCGCTGATGACGAGTGTACCTCTGACATGGGGTATGAAGCAGCTCAAAAAGCGCTGGCTCAGGCAGGCATCAAGCCTGAAGAACTCACCCATATCATCTGTGGTACATTCACTCCTGACTCAATGATTCCTTCAACAGCGTGTCGCATTCAGGAAAAACTCGGCATCAAGGGGCAGATGTGTCTTGATGTACAGGCTGCCTGTTCCGGGTACCTGTATGCCTTGCAGTCTGCCCGCGGTTACCTGTGCCTGGAGCCGGATTCCAAGATCCTGGTGGTTACCAGTGAGGTCGTTTCCCGGCGCATGAACTGGGAAGACCGGGCTACCTGTGTGCTTTTCGGCGATGCTGCGGGTGCGACCGTGATGACCTCTGGCGATACCGCCGACGGTCCTCATGTTGTTGACGTCATGCTGGCTGCCGATGGTTCACTGGGCGACCTGCTCACGGTCAACGGTGGCGGGTCCGCATATTCCTACAAGCTGGGTGAAGCGATCGGTCCTGAATATTTTGTCGAGTTCAAAGGGCGTGAAGTGTTCAAGCACGCCGTGCGCAACATGACCGACATGTGCGAGAGCATCCTTGAGCGTAACGGTCTCACCAAGGCCGACGTCAATGTACTCATTCCGCATCAGGCAAATCTTCGTATCATCGACGCGGTTGGTCGCCGTTTCGATATTCCTGAAGAACGAATTTTCACCAACATAGCCCGCTACGGAAACACCTCTGCGGCATCGGTCCCGGTGGCCTTGTCAGAAGCGCTGGAAACAGGGTTTGTCAACAAGGGCGACCTTGTGCTCATCCCCACTTTCGGCGGCGGGTTTACCTGGGGTTCGGCCCTCATTCAGTTCTAG
- the plsX gene encoding phosphate acyltransferase PlsX — translation MHSIDTTSAPRIAVDAMGGDFGPSVVVPAAVDAAREGIAIALVGDEERVNAELAKCDADGLDIQVVHASQVVEMDDKPADALRRKKDSSIQVACRMVKQGEAHGVVSAGNSGATVACGMFTIGRIRGVQRPALAGILPTEKNPVVLIDVGANVDSKPQHLFQFGLMADVLARYVLGVKDPSVGILSIGEEEGKGNATVRDAFDLLKASQLRFIGNVEGRDIFTGEVDIVVCDGFVGNVALKLSEGLATSLGRILKEELKSSWISKLGTLLSIRAFKRFKKVTDYAEYGGAPLLGLKDIVIVTHGKSNELAVTNCIRMAATSYRNNATAHLAEGLAAHKGLTNKDTKSAA, via the coding sequence ATGCATAGCATCGACACAACTTCGGCTCCACGCATTGCCGTGGATGCTATGGGGGGCGATTTCGGCCCCAGTGTGGTTGTTCCCGCTGCGGTTGATGCCGCACGCGAGGGGATTGCTATTGCCCTTGTCGGTGACGAAGAGCGTGTCAACGCGGAACTTGCCAAGTGCGATGCCGACGGACTGGATATCCAGGTCGTCCACGCTTCACAGGTTGTGGAGATGGATGACAAGCCGGCGGACGCACTGAGGCGCAAGAAGGATTCGTCCATCCAGGTTGCTTGCCGCATGGTAAAGCAGGGTGAAGCCCATGGCGTGGTTTCGGCGGGTAACTCCGGCGCAACCGTTGCCTGTGGCATGTTCACCATTGGCCGTATCCGTGGCGTGCAGCGTCCGGCGCTGGCTGGCATTTTGCCCACGGAGAAGAATCCCGTGGTGCTCATTGACGTGGGCGCCAATGTGGACTCCAAGCCCCAGCATCTCTTTCAGTTCGGCCTCATGGCCGACGTCCTTGCCCGGTATGTTCTGGGCGTCAAGGACCCGTCCGTGGGCATTTTGTCCATCGGCGAGGAAGAGGGTAAGGGCAACGCTACCGTGCGCGATGCGTTTGACCTGCTCAAGGCCTCCCAGCTTCGTTTTATCGGCAACGTCGAAGGCCGCGATATCTTTACTGGTGAAGTGGATATCGTCGTCTGTGACGGGTTTGTGGGCAATGTGGCTCTCAAATTGTCCGAAGGATTGGCCACGTCACTTGGTCGCATTCTCAAGGAAGAGCTGAAATCGAGCTGGATTTCCAAATTGGGCACGTTGCTTTCCATCCGCGCGTTCAAGCGGTTCAAGAAAGTGACGGATTACGCCGAATACGGCGGGGCGCCATTGCTGGGACTCAAGGATATTGTCATTGTAACGCATGGCAAATCCAATGAGCTGGCCGTGACCAACTGCATCCGCATGGCTGCAACCTCCTATCGAAATAACGCGACTGCACATCTGGCTGAAGGTCTGGCCGCTCATAAAGGGCTGACAAACAAGGACACAAAATCAGCAGCGTAG
- the rpmF gene encoding 50S ribosomal protein L32: MAVPKKKTSRSRKGMRRSHDHVAVPNIVYCECGEPNLPHRACAVCGSYKGRQVVSSDDA, encoded by the coding sequence ATGGCAGTCCCCAAGAAAAAGACTTCCCGGTCCCGTAAGGGTATGCGTCGTTCCCACGATCATGTGGCAGTTCCCAATATCGTTTACTGCGAATGCGGTGAGCCCAATCTTCCTCATCGCGCTTGTGCCGTCTGTGGTTCCTACAAGGGACGCCAGGTAGTCAGCAGCGACGATGCATAG
- a CDS encoding YceD family protein, with amino-acid sequence MFELWLPISDIATEGRAFTFDDQAFWKKGWNEFKLKLRPAKDLVAEYTILPQSDNGALVQGSLKGSVSMACDRCTGLFEYDIDVTFDTYEQLPEEGDDEEPRIREENGQLQLNIGAILWEEFALTLPFKPLCSEGCKGICAGCGKDLNTQKCECEQEEGDERLAVFRNLKIK; translated from the coding sequence ATGTTTGAATTATGGTTACCGATCAGTGATATTGCTACAGAAGGACGCGCCTTCACCTTTGACGACCAGGCTTTCTGGAAGAAGGGGTGGAACGAGTTCAAGCTGAAGCTTCGTCCTGCAAAAGATCTGGTTGCGGAATATACCATTCTGCCCCAGTCTGACAATGGTGCGCTTGTGCAGGGTTCCCTGAAAGGGAGCGTGTCCATGGCGTGTGATCGGTGTACCGGTCTGTTTGAATATGATATCGATGTCACCTTTGACACCTATGAGCAGCTTCCTGAAGAGGGCGACGACGAAGAGCCCCGTATCCGTGAGGAGAACGGGCAGCTTCAGCTGAATATAGGTGCCATCCTGTGGGAGGAATTTGCATTGACATTGCCGTTCAAACCGTTGTGTTCCGAGGGATGCAAGGGGATTTGCGCGGGGTGCGGCAAGGACCTTAATACGCAAAAATGCGAATGTGAGCAGGAAGAGGGCGACGAAAGGCTTGCGGTTTTCCGCAACTTGAAGATAAAGTAA
- the rpmB gene encoding 50S ribosomal protein L28, whose translation MSQVCDICGKGPQSGNNVSHSHIKTKRRFMPNLQKVRHQLESGQVVSIKACTRCIRNGAVTKPVAQKKAD comes from the coding sequence ATGTCTCAGGTTTGCGATATTTGTGGAAAGGGCCCTCAGAGCGGCAACAATGTCAGCCACTCCCACATCAAGACCAAGCGTCGTTTCATGCCCAACCTGCAGAAGGTGCGCCATCAGCTCGAATCCGGTCAGGTTGTCAGCATCAAGGCCTGCACCCGCTGCATCCGTAACGGTGCTGTTACCAAGCCCGTTGCGCAGAAAAAAGCAGACTAA